The Leptodactylus fuscus isolate aLepFus1 chromosome 5, aLepFus1.hap2, whole genome shotgun sequence genome segment ATCCAAGTGTTTCACATATTATCAGTACACACaattgcagcatattacagtcacatgtctAAGATGTTGCTCAAGAAGCAAAGCGAAAGCCTAAACTATGGTTATTACGATCAATCCCAAAAAGAGAATGCTTTGCAGACCTCATACCAGAGTCAGGATAATTGTCAAGTCTTGTAGATTACTCAAGAGTTGTTCATGAAAGCATGCTCTATTCAGGATACTGAAGGACCTTTATTAATAACCATAGACCAAGGCAACTGTAGCGGTTTCGTGAGCATTCACAGAAAATTCTTCAGAACAAAATATCTGCCAAGATGTAAAAAGCTTCAATAAAATAGAACTCACATTGTCGTGTTTATGATAAACGTATACCATGGGGCTATACTGTAATCTATGGAGAGGACTTGTTGAAAGTCAACTTGTCCATATGGGTTACAGTACATCCCAATGTAAGAGCATATGCACTCCAAGGTCATACATGAATAGAGGCTCAAATGCCTTGCACCTAGTAAAAGACCCTGACTCAATTCAAGCCGGGTTATTAGAAAAGGAATGCACTTTGGTTCTTACCAAATGCCCTGGGATTGAACACACTACAAAAACTGAAAACTGTCTGAGGTAATtcttacaaaaaaagaaaaaaattctcacTAAATCTAGCATAACAAAACGTTGTACAAAAAAGGAAGGGTCGGTGTACAAATGCAGGTAACCAGTAAATAATATATTGTACCTGGTGATTGACTCCGCTTCCTCAAGCCTTCAATCGCATGGAAGTATTTTCCAGCAGTCTGACTGGTTATCAATAAGAAAGACAATACTACTGTTAGTTCCCTGTAAGGCCTCGAAGTAAGATGGTGATTTTAAGACAAGTAGTTTTAATCTGTAATAAAAATGCCTTTTAAGAGAGTAAAACGAGGCCAAAACATGCCCAGCATGGCGTCAATAACAAAAAGGCACATGGTTCACAAAGGGCACAATTTATCTGGTATTGTTAATATTAACTCCTTCTGTTGTTGCACTTCAATATCAACACACTTATGTGTTAAACGAGCCCCAAAGGGTTCATGAAAGTAAGCCAAACAAGACTGCAACCAAAGAAACAGCAACGTATTGTGCTATCACGACTGCTGTAAATAGTCTAAGACGTCCCTCGACAATGGAAACCTGTGAGACACAATATTGTTTCCAGGACAACCTATAGAAGCTCAGTCGCCAGAGCCCTTAATAAAGTAATGACAAACTTGCACTCGACACGCTTAGCGTTTTCCTCTTAACATTACAAAATAATTCAGAGTAGAGAGCAGCTGAAAAATAAGAAATGACATGGCTGTATGTGAAAAGTTCAATAGTAAAAGAAGGAGGAAGATTCATTCAAGAAAACAGGACTAGTTCACTTCTGATACCAAGTTAGAAAGCTTTAAATAGGCGGAGAAAAACAGACCTGCCTTCTTTCAGAAACAGCAAAATTGCAGCTCATTAGATCCACTTACATGGAGTCCTATACTGCCCCATTTATGTGGGCCCCACTAGATCCACTTACATGGAGTCCTATACTGCCCCATTTATGTGGGCCCCACTAGATCCACTTAAATGGGGCCTGTGTAAAGTAGTGCAGTTTCTGGAAAAAGACAGCTATGCGTTTCAATTTCATTCAACTTTATTAAAGCAAATCTTTGAGGTGATGTCCACTGTCCTATCTGAGAGCAGCCTATGAAAGAAGCAGAGATGTGTGATATAAAGCTTTGTGTGTTTTGAAGCACAATTTCTAAATTAAAAGCAAGGAAAATCCTAACAGGACTCCTCAGAcaaagtgagagtcctgcttatccCGCCAACAGAGGCTGATTGACAGCTTACTCAcactgtcaatcatcctgtgtggacACAGTAATCCGGACCATCATGGTCTCTCCTAGGAATGTCAGGATTTACACTGCTTTTAATGTCAGGATTTTGCTCCACATCATAGGTACATCAGAGAGCTTAGTCTCTTCTATCATACTCTGTTCCCAGGTAGAACAGCAGAAATCACCAGACAGGTTCACCTTAAAGGGTTCCAAGACTTCAAACTACAGACACAAAATAGATGACAAAGTAAGTGCATTCAATGCCCAATGGGCATAGGAAACATACAACATATTAATTAATGGGTTCATCATTAAATTAGCGTTTAGAATACATAGTCAGTATACTGCTGGCCGAGTCGGTAATGACCAGTGGTTTTTCACTAAACACAATGTGCAAATTACCAGTGTGGCTATTTAGTCTGTTAAATATATAGAAATAGGCTTCTATAATAAATACATTCCTATAATTAAAAGTAGAGGGATAGGTTTTCTTCATATTATAGAATAATTACTCTGAAACAAGGGATAAACACAGTTCTATCTGTGAAAGGATTACAAACACTGTAACATAAAATGCTAAAATACAGGTTGCCCCACATCTGACAGCGCTGACCAAAATTTGCCTTTATCGAAGAAATAAGATAATGGAAAACCAGCGGTTTGTTATAGCGGTATCAGGGGACCATGCTTTAAGCGGGACTAGAAAAACAGAGCTGGAGGTTTACAGTGTGAATAAAAAGGCTTAACAGTCAATCACTGTTCTTCATTCCTTCACAATATTACAAATTTGGTCTTTGCAGTATTAACCTGGTTATATACCTTCACAACCACCACCTATACTTTGAGCCTTGGAAATGAATACATAGAAGCTTTTTTAAGTGATAAAATTAAAAGCAGGCAAATAATTTAGTGCAGATATTCAACTTTATAGGGGCTCTGCCATTAAAAGTAGAAAAGTATGTATTCTCTATTAATAGGATAGCAGATCAACAGTGgggatctgactgctgagacccccatcaATCCAGAGTATGGTGGTGTTCTCACCTAGTTGTGAATTCAACCTGAAAACAGCCAGGTTTAATGTAGGAGTGCCagtgcattcacttcaatggagccaACGGAGATAGCCTAAATATAATGGGGGTGCAGATGAACCCCATCCTGCACAAGCATGCCTACATTCAGCCTGACTATGGCAAGGCTAAATTCACAATGGGGGAGAACACCCTCCATCCtcaggattggtgagggtctcaacagtcaaacccccactgatcagctattatcTTCTGTCCTATGGATAAAAAATACTATGTGGAATAACCCTATTAAAGGTTGTTGTCCTGGGGAAGTTTGCAAAATAGATccagaaaaagttaaaaaaaaaaaacaaaacaaaaaaaaaacaagtagcaCCCATGTTAACTAGGAGACTAGGATAAAAGCCGATAATTCTAAACCTGTGGGGCACTAAATCCATGGTCCTCCAGTCCTCAACAACCAAAAACAACTCTTATATTATTCCAGGCACAAGTGTTACACTGTGCCATAAGAGGGCTTTACATGACCTGGAGATTCTCTTTGGTGTTCTTTCAATCACTGTCTGAAGCACTGTTGCCCGAGGCCCTGTAATATGCATACCATAGTAAAATGCTTTTGACCAGAATGTTTCGGATTAGGCTGTAACGAACAGCGTTGTCAATCggagacaaaaaagaaaaaaaaaaaaagtattgtctAAATAAGACAACTCCCACGTACCTTTAATTATATCATACTTAGTTTATCTAGAAATTGTTCACTTTCCCTCATTCCTGTTACTTGCTCAAAACACCTTGTTTGCCTTGTTTTCCATTGAAGCTCATAGAAAATGCATACCTATCAACTGATCCTGTCACACCAACTGTGCACCACATATGCATACTATAATATGTCTCTGTATGAAGTGATTAAACTAATACAGGGTTAGATTTTATGCAGCAATACAGCCACGACTTCAAAACGCATGAGTGTCTTAAAACCTTCTAAAAACAACAAAGTTATGCTTAACAGTCAACCAATAGTCAGTGGCCAGCCACCGATTTTGACACTTTGTAAGCAAAGCCAATTATAAATGATATacttaaaaaaacaataaaacctTAAAGCATCGTCCCCAATGTTTAAATACAAAAATTGCATTGTTACTAAAAAAAATGACAATGGCTGCACAGATAAAGAACTGATATAAACAGAGCATTGAAATATATTCCAAATTTGAGCTGTATGCATAAGGCTCAAGAAGGTGTTCAAAGAAAGGTGTTCATTACATCAGCTAACAAGCTTTGGCAACACAGTCCTTTGCTGAATATTTCCATTGGCGTCAGTCATTTGGGCCATATTAGTTCTTAGTTTTGCAGCTGAGCCTGATGTGGGAGGTAACTTAGAAATGGATGTTATAGCACCAGAGCTTTCAGTTATTCTTTTGGAGGAGGCCTTCTCTCCAGTTGGAGGCTTTGGCAAGCGTCTACGTAGCCAATGGTGTCTTAATGCTTGGCTGGGTGTCATACGTACAGCAGGATCCCATTCTAAACATTGCGCTAGAAAATCAAGAAACAAGGGATCATCACAGCCTTTCAATGCAGTTACCCAGTCCCTACTCCCAGGAGGGCCTCGTAGTTTTCCTCTTCGTGAGCGGCCACCATTCAGTACCACAGATCCATCTGGCAGAGTTGTAACAGTGCAATAACGAGGGTAACCTTTGGAGCTGACAAAATTCTTGCCTCGTTTTGAAGAATCAAGCAGTTTTTGGGATGGCATACCTAGTAACTCAATCATACATGCCAATTGAtcaccttcatcttctccaggtaAGAGTGGGTAACCAGTCAACAGTTCAGCTAGAATACAACCCAAGCTCCACATGTCGATCGGCATGCCATAGCGACCACCAAGTATTACCTCTGGAGCTCGATAAAAGCGTGACTGGATGTACGTGTACACGCGCTGATGCTCGTAACAGCTTGAGCCGAAATCTATCACTTTTATGCCACTTCTACCCTGTTGCTTCAACAAAATGTTTTCAGGTTTAAGGTCACAGTGGATTATTCTGTTTTTGTGCAAAGCATCCAAGCACTGCAAAATCGAGTGCGCGAACTTGCGGACTAAAGGCAGGCTGAAGCCCTGaaatttgtttttctttatgAGCTCGTAAAGGTTCATGCTCAGCAGCTCAAACGTCATGCAGATATGATTGCGGAATGTGAAGTTCTCCAACATGTGGATGACATTCATGTTGTTATCTTTATCTTGCTTCTTTAGGTGCTCTAGAATCCGGATTTCTTCTGCGGCTTGACGATGGAAACGTTTCTCATTCCTTACCATTTTTAAGGCCACGTGCTGATGGAGTTTGTGATCATAAGCCTTCACAACTTGCCCAAAGCTACCTTTGCCAATTACCTTAAGAACTTCATAACGATAAGCAACATGATCATGTGACACTTGCACATATGAGCCCTGGTCATCATCATAGCCACCATTATTTGAGCCACCAATCACGCCTTGACGTTTCTTTGCATTTGGACCCACAAAATAGATTTCAGGATAGTTGAAAATTTCATGGTGCTCAAAGGCTGTCAATTTTTGCATGTATTGCTTCATTGCTTGTTCTGGGGTTAATGAAGAGGACTTTACTTTGGTTGTCCCATCTGAAGACTTTAAAGAGCTAGAACTTCCTTGTCTACGGTGTGTGCTTTCTAGTTGTCGTTCTGAAACAACAGGTAATCCAGTTTTGCTAACAGCTGTGAGCCCATTGGGTTGAGTTGTTAGGACAGTCCTTTTGTTGCTATTCTCTTCAAACAGTTGCTGTACCTGGATCTGTCCATGGCTGCTAACGTGCAGATGTTCATTCATTGTGTGCTTATTGCCGCCgatctgaaaataaataaaaatagaaaaaaaaaagttaagattTTAAAGTTAGACAACTATGTTAACCATCCCAGAAAATATGTCAGCACTGAAGTACATCTTACTTTAAACACATTGCTTGCATTCTTCAACCAGGCAAAAAGCAAAGTATACACAGTCAACAAAACTATCACCATTGACAcaattgtttttttctgtccccatttgAACAACCTCTACTCCAAAGAAGACTCCACCCTGTGTTTGGCTCCCTATGGTGGGTCCAGCTACTTAAAACAATTCCACAATTTCCTGTATCATCGAAACACCCTCTCGAACACTAGGGCCCCATTTACATGTGCTGAGTATCAGAATTTAAAAGTGGTTGGCCATGAATTTCAGGACTCATGGAGGAGGCTAAGgaaggtgaaaaacaaaaaaaaatatcccaCTGATCTGAAAGTTATCCACTTTCCtgtagataggggataacttgctcaGATGAGGAAAGACTTAACTATTACTCCTTAAAGGGTCTACTAATGCTGTCCAGTCTGGTGCCCGccaactggcctcagtggtcacatttttatgtttgtggacaacccctttaaggagcccTGACTGGCTATTTGCCAATAGTCAATGACTGAACAACAGTTAAATGGTTTTTCTCATCTGAACATGTTATCCACCCAATTACAGAAAAAGGGATAACTTGCAGTTCAGTGTGATCCAACCACTGAGACCTTCTCCAAcgatcaggagaatggaggagTTTTCATTCTGAACAATGAAGCAATGATCGATAGTCCGCAAAATGCTACATTATTTAGAATTGAGAGGTGCTTGTGCTGTTTTGTCTACTGCTCCATTTATGATACCCATGTTCTGATTAATTGGGGACACAGCAGTTGGACCCAAACAGATCTGTAAGATATCCCCCTTTCCTGTAGATAAGGTATAACTTGCTCAGATGGGAACAGCCCTATAATGCATTTGTATGGCACATACAGTTCAATTGTTGGTTGTTATAACAGGGAGATATGCTGCTGACAATCAAGCCAAAAAACGTAAGTAGCAGCAAATTGGAGTGCGCTGTGGTCTATTCATGTTTTACCAGGCACAGCCATGTACATTTTTAGTAACCAGATCTTGCTCTACAGCTTGGTCATATTCAATTGAAGAGCTGCAGTAACAAGCACATCAGCTACACAGAGATGTCCCTGGTAAACAAAGAAGCTGCAACTGAGTGTGCGGTTCCTTCAGTTGGTTAATCATGGGGGTGACAACAGTCAGAATACCCTTCTCCCAACCTGATATCAATTGCTTATACTAAGGTCATTAATACTGAAGTtctagaaagcccctttaaaaaaaaaaaaaaaaaaaaaaaaacaactatatatatatatatatatatatatatatatatatatatatattttatttatttatttttagaaatgTTGTTGTAGAATATCTTTTTATTGCCTACATCCGTCAGATGTATACATTAAGAGTATTCCTTGATGTGTACCTCCAACAAAAGATGCCAGTATATAGTGGTGccaatgttttaaaaaaacttaAAAGTACATGGAGATATACCATCTCAAATGGAATCTTCCTGACAGGTTTAAAATCTATACCAGGTCATACACTGAATGATGGCTTCAAACAAGATGTGAACACAtgcatattgggtgctaaaatTAACAGAACCGATTGCTCAGACATAGCGGGGGCTAGAGTAGAAATTCTAACTAcgacagaatcagtggagtggcgcctattgaaggatgcaaagacttgcagttggtgaaggtggtgaaaggtcctctttaatgttgatGTCAGAAACAGATTAATTTCGCAAAACTTCTTTGTCTCTTTCCTGGCCAGAGTAATCCAAGTGATTTGTTGCTAGGGACATATTGCCTGACAAGCTCATTGAAGATTTGGGCGGTTAGGCAGCGTGTCCCTTTGTTTTCTATTCTATAATATGGGATAGGTCTAACattactgtacaatatatacagcaTACAAAGCAGGTTTAAGCAGCACGAGTAACAAAACTTATGAAAAGAAACTAAAGCTCAGTGAGCTGGCATAGGCACAAAGTCACATATATGATGCACATTACTTGTCCGACCACCCAACTTTTGACTACAGTAAAGAAACTGTTGCTCATAGTTTGCGTCAGGAGGACAAAGCTTACACAGAAGATATTAGTCTCTGCGACAAAGCGAACAGCAATTTCACAATTCTGATGAAAATCAATTATGATTTTTCTGAAGTGGCAAATTAAACAAATTAATTAGATCTAATGCACATCCCTATTCGTACAGTATGTTTTGAGGCTCTCCATCCACATACTCTAGGAAAATAAAAGGGTTTCCAGCACCAAAATAAATAAGTTCTCATAGTGATAAGCAAGCTGCAGTATTTGATCTGTAAGGTTCAGATACCTCgatcccacactgatcagctgttctgacaGCTTCCAGATCCCAGGAGCTTTAGCAGTGGACAGGGACCACATGTAGgttgttcctattcaagtaacaggAATGGCCCAGCAACACTATCCACTGCATAGAGGTGTTTCCAGGGGAATTTCAGTGCTACTCCCattacttaaataggagcagaCAGCATGCACTCCCCATCCATTGCATCAGCTTCCAGCACATGGAGGCTGCCAGGAtacctgatctgtgtggggttcaggtGTCAGCCCACAGaaaacatactgatgacctataccgtggatataacatgtacatgtacattttcagcttctgtTTGGTTCACAACTGCCTGTAGGTAAATCTGAAAATATCAGACCTACCCTCAACTCACTTGCTCCTCTCCACATTGCTTCATCATTTTGTGGCCACAAAAGTATGTTTCAGGTCCTATTACGGGCCCTACATGGTACTATTGTTGGTTTGAGAGGCATTTTGgatatgacagactccctttagaatGAAGACATACAATAGGAGGCATAAGAAAATTCTCCTATAACATGTTTCAGTCCAGGTAAGCGCTCTTATTTATAGTTAAAGTCCCTTAGTTGCACAGAAATGTGCGGGAAGATGTTTTCTTATACCTAATGTTGTATGAGCCTTAACTTTTAAGACAAGATTTGAAATAAAGCTGCAAGGATTTTCAGAGGAGTTTCTATTTGCCAACAGCTACATAACCAAAGTTCCCCTTGAAGGATAAGACATGTTTCCCTCTCACACTTTGGATGGTAGAAGACACCAGAGTAGCCTGGGAGTCACACATCCTCCTCCTACTATTGAAATAACCAAGTACAATTAATTTGGCTTAGCATTGATGTTTATGGGAAGAGCAGTGTAAGATTACAGTTGGTGGATCAAGAACGCAGCTGATACTGTAGTTATGTCAAGTCTATGGCCATCTCAAGAGTAACAACTAGAGATATATCGGAGGATATTAAAGATATGCAGAACAAtgacagcaggaaaaaaaaacaaaaacaaggagTAAAGAGATAATAAAGGGATAGGGTGACTGAATGACTCAAGTAAGTAGATCTACCACAAACTGTACAAGAAGACTACCACCAAACAGCAGCCGTAAGTGGTACTGACATTTTATTCGTACAATGTTTCTATACTGAACAGCTGTCAGCCACCTGTCCTTCCAATACCCAGGGCATTCAACAGCTGTTATACACTAAAATGCAGAATTGAACTGTTTGTGTAAAACGGGCGCCACATGATATGACCGCATGTGACCCAGCACAGATAATTAACTAAAAACTCTCCATTCTCTGATGAATAATACAACGCCTGTCTCACTATAAAACCCATTAGATACTATTTGTAGGAAAAGTTCATACAAGGTGAAGTGTAAACTGTATTGGAAAAGCTGCAGAGGATAAAAACCATCTGATACATAGTATACTATAGGAAAATCGTAAAACATCTCGCTATGGTGGTTTCTAAGAGCTGTACAAAAAACCCCCCACACATATACAACCTATACAAAcactaaaataacaaaacaaaaagttgcaaacaCTACAATAACACAaaggcaacatatacaaacagtAAAACATAAATCGTAACATTGGAAAAGCACATTCATTCTTGCCATGTACATCAGCCTTGTAGTCTCCCCAGCAGACATGAAACAGAGACTAATATGCTACTTGGCTGTCACCATGACTGTACCTTGCACATTTATTTCTATAAATACCAACATCTTAGCTGAATTTAGAAGGCAAGGAGACTGTTAACAGACAAATTAGgactgtgataaaaaaaaaaaaacaggcaggaGACACAGGCCAAGTTAAACCAGCCATCCAAGAATCTTACCGTGTGTGTTGCGTTGCTGGTTCTTAAGGGTGGCAATGATACCGGTGATGGTGGTCCTGTCCCAGCTGCAGAACGGGGCAAGGCTGGAGATGGCTGCAATTGACTAGTACCTTCGCTTCCTCTGCCTAAAACATAAGAGGAAAAAACCATGACTCAAGACAGTTATCCCAAAATGTACAGCACACTCAGGGTCCAGAACCCATTAGATCATTGACCAGCAAAGCCCATGAGGTCATACAAACTAAATGCTATATCCAATGCAACAGAAAAACTGTAGCATACAATGCACTACAGAAAAGAAATACAAGACATAGGCTGTAATTCTAAGTGTAAAAACAGTAATGCTATGCAGAACAATTATACATGAAATATCATACacaacaaaaaatatatactttataaattaaaaaacaaCAGGCCATAGGTCTTCTGTTTAATCCAACATAGTACAGCCATACTACTGCCGTGCCCTGCACCATATAACCACACTCCTGTTACTGTGCCTCCCATCATATAGCCACATGCCAGCTGTCGTGCCCTAAGCCAAAATGGCTATAGACTGCCATGC includes the following:
- the DYRK2 gene encoding dual specificity tyrosine-phosphorylation-regulated kinase 2 isoform X1; this translates as MLTRKPCAAAAVHPTGRGSEGTSQLQPSPALPRSAAGTGPPSPVSLPPLRTSNATHTIGGNKHTMNEHLHVSSHGQIQVQQLFEENSNKRTVLTTQPNGLTAVSKTGLPVVSERQLESTHRRQGSSSSLKSSDGTTKVKSSSLTPEQAMKQYMQKLTAFEHHEIFNYPEIYFVGPNAKKRQGVIGGSNNGGYDDDQGSYVQVSHDHVAYRYEVLKVIGKGSFGQVVKAYDHKLHQHVALKMVRNEKRFHRQAAEEIRILEHLKKQDKDNNMNVIHMLENFTFRNHICMTFELLSMNLYELIKKNKFQGFSLPLVRKFAHSILQCLDALHKNRIIHCDLKPENILLKQQGRSGIKVIDFGSSCYEHQRVYTYIQSRFYRAPEVILGGRYGMPIDMWSLGCILAELLTGYPLLPGEDEGDQLACMIELLGMPSQKLLDSSKRGKNFVSSKGYPRYCTVTTLPDGSVVLNGGRSRRGKLRGPPGSRDWVTALKGCDDPLFLDFLAQCLEWDPAVRMTPSQALRHHWLRRRLPKPPTGEKASSKRITESSGAITSISKLPPTSGSAAKLRTNMAQMTDANGNIQQRTVLPKLVS
- the DYRK2 gene encoding dual specificity tyrosine-phosphorylation-regulated kinase 2 isoform X2; the protein is MGRGSEGTSQLQPSPALPRSAAGTGPPSPVSLPPLRTSNATHTIGGNKHTMNEHLHVSSHGQIQVQQLFEENSNKRTVLTTQPNGLTAVSKTGLPVVSERQLESTHRRQGSSSSLKSSDGTTKVKSSSLTPEQAMKQYMQKLTAFEHHEIFNYPEIYFVGPNAKKRQGVIGGSNNGGYDDDQGSYVQVSHDHVAYRYEVLKVIGKGSFGQVVKAYDHKLHQHVALKMVRNEKRFHRQAAEEIRILEHLKKQDKDNNMNVIHMLENFTFRNHICMTFELLSMNLYELIKKNKFQGFSLPLVRKFAHSILQCLDALHKNRIIHCDLKPENILLKQQGRSGIKVIDFGSSCYEHQRVYTYIQSRFYRAPEVILGGRYGMPIDMWSLGCILAELLTGYPLLPGEDEGDQLACMIELLGMPSQKLLDSSKRGKNFVSSKGYPRYCTVTTLPDGSVVLNGGRSRRGKLRGPPGSRDWVTALKGCDDPLFLDFLAQCLEWDPAVRMTPSQALRHHWLRRRLPKPPTGEKASSKRITESSGAITSISKLPPTSGSAAKLRTNMAQMTDANGNIQQRTVLPKLVS